In one Lolium rigidum isolate FL_2022 chromosome 3, APGP_CSIRO_Lrig_0.1, whole genome shotgun sequence genomic region, the following are encoded:
- the LOC124704495 gene encoding protein WHAT'S THIS FACTOR 9, mitochondrial-like encodes MRSLARARPPKPLCPLAAFVQSMGYVDVKMRWKKDASFDGVPVLAHARDLRPLAALARLLSPSPTPVSAVSKLRRSLETSDRRVAAFLRRFPAAFVESVGPEHDHPWFRLSAPAARLLQEERDVFAARRADIASRLRRLLLMSPARRLPLSVAQGMLWHLGLPEDYFRRPEFDIGQDGFRILTTARDGDYHRDENDGKELGLIDDGRDQEMPLSVLQTNAIRRFGSADEVPIPLFPSKGLRLKHKIGDWLERFQKLPYVSPYEDFSNIQPGTDVSQKRVAGVLHELFSLFVTCSAERRRLLCLRTHLGLPQKFDRGIERHPHIFYLLLKEKTCFVVLKEAYMAGGDTAIEEHPMLAVRSKYAGLMEESREIIKRRRSGKPVQLDPEDQEESEDWKDANSIGTHYF; translated from the coding sequence ATGCGGTCCCTCGCGAGGGCCCGGCCGCCGAAGCCCCTCTGCCCCCTAGCCGCCTTCGTCCAGTCCATGGGGTACGTGGACGTGAAGATGCGGTGGAAGAAGGACGCGTCCTTCGACGGCGTCCCGGTGCTCGCGCACGCGCGGGACCTTCGCCCGCTCGCCGCCCTCGCGCGGCTCCTCTCCCCGTCGCCGACCCCCGTCTCCGCGGTCTCCAAGCTCCGCCGCTCGCTCGAGACCTCCGACCGCCGCGTCGCCGCCTTCCTGCGCCGCTTCCCCGCGGCCTTCGTCGAGTCCGTCGGGCCCGAGCACGACCACCCCTGGTTCCGCCTCTCCGCCCCCGCCGCGCGCCTCCTGCAGGAGGAGCGGGACGTCTTCGCCGCCCGCCGCGCCGACATCGcctcccgcctccgccgcctcctcctcatgTCCCCGGCCCGCCGCCTCCCGCTCAGCGTCGCGCAGGGCATGCTCTGGCACCTCGGCCTCCCGGAGGACTACTTCAGGCGCCCCGAGTTCGACATTGGGCAAGATGGGTTCAGAATCCTGACCACCGCCAGAGACGGCGACTACCACAGGGACGAGAACGATGGCAAGGAGCTGGGGCTCATCGACGATGGGAGAGACCAAGAAATGCCGCTGTCAGTGCTTCAAACGAACGCCATACGGAGGTTCGGGTCGGCAGACGAGGTGCCCATCCCATTATTCCCCTCAAAGGGTCTCCGGCTGAAGCACAAGATTGGGGACTGGCTGGAGAGGTTCCAGAAGCTGCCTTACGTCTCTCCGTATGAGGATTTCAGCAACATTCAACCGGGTACCGATGTTTCACAGAAGCGGGTGGCTGGGGTGCTCCATGAGCTGTTCAGTCTGTTCGTGACATGCTCCGCCGAGAGGCGGCGGCTGCTTTGTCTCAGGACGCACCTGGGGCTGCCACAGAAGTTTGACAGAGGGATCGAGCGGCACCCGCATATATTCTACTTGCTGTTGAAGGAGAAGACGTGCTTTGTTGTCCTCAAAGAGGCATACATGGCTGGGGGAGACACAGCGATTGAGGAGCACCCGATGCTGGCAGTGCGGAGCAAGTATGCCGGATTGATGGAGGAGTCTCGGGAGATCATAAAGCGTCGGCGAAGTGGGAAGCCTGTACAACTGGATCCTGAGGATCAAGAGGAGAGTGAGGATTG